tactctcttttgtactcatattgttatagtgaaattgctcctctgCTTGTGGATGTAGGTCAcactgaccgaaccacgttaaattggtGTCTTCTTTATCTGCTTTAATTaccgttgttatcaacttccgttgtctttattattgtcattataccgttgtttggctaaattccgcactacccgagTTTACGATCCTAACATATAGCATTTCTACTTTCCTCCGTAATGAATCCTTTGAACATTTTACTTAGTAGCCATGACTAGAATAATGGAATGAATGTAGAGGATTCGTATAAACTATCCTGACTAGTTTGTAATTGAGACAAAGTTGACCAATTGATTGACTTTCAACTTTGTGGTTGCTGCCTCAGCAAACAATTCCTTTAGCTACAAAGGAGTTGGTGAATGCTAGTTCTTAATCCCTTTTTCTTTGTGTAATCAAGTTTAGAACCCTATGCAAATATAAaatttgtttattattatttattgctgGTTTCTTATACATATTTTAAGATGGTTCAATTGACTAATGGGTAACCCTTCTCATTTGCGTTAATAATAGTTTTGACTCGTGAAAGTAGCTAGCTATAGAGGCTTCATTTTCAAAGGAACAGCACTGTCATTGTTATTCAATATCAGCAACTAATATTGTCTCAAAGAACCAGAGACAATTGGTGAGTTCAAAGAAAAAATTAACTAGGAAACATAGAAGTTCATTATATATGAATGAAATTAAAAACGTTCATAagtatgaaatatatatatatatgtcttgaTGAAGCCCAATTATCTAGTTGGAAAAACATGTTTTTTAATGTCATAAAAAGGGAAAAGTGCAATTACATGTCTTTCAACTATATCCGTGCTTTTTAAACAGagaaagtaaatacagaagtAAAGCAATACAGACACAACAGAAATGGAAAGATGAACACAGTTTTATTACAACtctagaaagaaaataaaggaaatgtAACCACATATAGACTATTTTAAACTTCAcaatactacaacaacaacaacaaaaaacccagtgtaatctcacaagtggagtctggggagggtaaatgtacgcaaaccttatccctaccttCAAGAAGGTAACGAGGTTGGGAAGCACACCAATAAGAAAACCGAAGCTATTTTAAACTCCACAATGCTtgaaaaaataaacacaaaccaGGTTCTTTATTGGAATGAAGTCAATCACATCAACAGACTGCAGAAAACAAGATATGCAGTGACTCCTTAATTATCTAAGGGTAACATAATTCCTGGATCTCCCCTGCAGAAAGgacgaaaataataaaagaaaaacactAAATTAATAATCTCGGATGAAGCAGCCTTAAAGGATATATATTCAGCTAAATGAAAGACATATCATATAGAAATAGACGCAGCCTCATTGGAATATCTAATATTAATAATAGAATAAAAGGGCAGCCcctgcactaagctcccgctatgcgcgaggTTCGGGGAAGGGCatgaccacaagggtctattgtacgcaaccttaccttgcatttctgcaaaAGGCTATTTCCAAGGCTTGAACCAgcgacctcctggtcacatggcagcaactttaccaattaTGTCAAGGCTCCCATTGTTAATAATAGAATAGGGGATTGGATGTAGTTGTGTAACTTGCATGAAAACTACAATGGATATAAAAATCAGTTTAAAGAACAAAAAAACTGACCTTTCACTGTGTAGCCTTCGAATCATCAGAATCAGGAGGGAATATGGTGAGCTTGAAATTGATGCTTTCCAGCTTCTTGCGTTGTATTTCTCTTGCTGATTTGACTGCTTTGATTGTGTTCTCCAGCCTCATCTCTTGAAAGCTGTGTATACTAGCAAGCTCATATGGCACAGCCTCGAGTTTATCACAAGATATAAGAACAAGGTGCCTAAGTCTTGGGAAATGAAGTTCTGAAGCCTCCCAAAGTTTTAAGTCTTCCATTTCAATCCACAGAACCCGGAGTTCAAAAAAACCTCCTACCTCTGGCCTCCAGGACTCTCCTGTGAATGCATTTTGTTTAAGTTTTAGGACCTCAAGGCATTCCAACTGCCCTAACCTACTTGCCTCACTCCAATCAAACTTTGTGTTTGACAAAGTTAACTTCTTCAATGTGCGAACAAATGTAAAGAATGCTACAGGAATGCGAAGCACTTCACCCGAGTAAAGAAAATCATTCAACAGTTTCAGTTCTTCCAGGAACTTCAGTTCTTCAAGATTGACGCAGTTAGTttcaagaaaagacttcattgGCCCTCGAACACTTAATTTTTTTAGATGACAAGCCTTTGCAAGGACATTTTTCCTGCAACACTGTGATGCAACCTGAGAAAGAGTTTGAAGGCTAGAAGCTTTACCTGTAGAGGTAGATGGAGATGGCAATTTTGCAGGAACATTGGTGTGTATATGCCTTAACCTTAACATGTTCCATATATCTGCTTTTATTTCAAGAATTGGAGCCGATGTACTTAATATAAGGGTTTGTAAATTCCAAAATTTACCGAAGGCAGATGGAAGGGCCATGAAGTCGCCTGAAATAGCAATATACCTCAAGTGAAATAGTTGGTAAAAATCCCTGGAGAATAAAAATTTTAAGGACTCAATGTCCAAGACCCTAATCAATGGAAATGATCTGCAGATAGATCTGATGTTACTAGGAGGCAACTCGATTTGTGTTTGTCTTgtggaaaaacaataaaaagatcTCACATGCTCTACGAATGGTCTTGTGGAGAGAAAATCCTGCAGAGCAGAGGGCTGAACACACAATCGACGAGACATGCTTCGATCATGTATAGAAATAATAGCCTGATCAAGTGCTGGACATACTTCTTGGAAAAACCATTTTTCACTAGCCTCCTTTTTACAGAACTCGTGCAACAAGTCCTGAACACGGCATGTTTTTATTTTGCCATCGGACTTCTTCTGCATCACCATCACTAAATTTCTGTCGACAAGGCCGTTCAAATAATACTGTGCTGTCTCTTCAAGGGTGAATGCTGGTTTGGACTTTATTAAGCCCTCGGCAATCCACAAGCGAATCAGTTTCCAAATAGGGATATCAAAACCTCGAGGAAAGACACCACAGTACAAGAAGCATGACTGCATCTCTTGGGGTAGACTATCATAACTCACCTTTATAATATTCAAGCAGCTTGTAGCATCATCTTTATTAATAAGATATTCCCCCATATTTTTGTCAACTCGTACCCAATCAACTTTATTCGTTCTTGCTCTTAATGCACCGGCAATCATCACTATCGAAAGTGGTAATCCACTACATTTTTTTGCAATGCTTTCTCCAACTCTTAGTAACTCATGGGGACAACTTCTCCTGCCAAAAACATTCATTTTCAACAACTCAAAACTTTCATTTTGACTCAGAAATTTCAGATAATGAGGATTTTCATTGGCATAGGTAGCAACATATCCTAAGCGAGTGGTCATAATGATTCGGTGTCCAACCCAGTTTCTCGGAAAAACTTTCATTACAGAATCCACAACTTCT
The nucleotide sequence above comes from Nicotiana tabacum cultivar K326 chromosome 12, ASM71507v2, whole genome shotgun sequence. Encoded proteins:
- the LOC107830636 gene encoding putative late blight resistance protein homolog R1A-10; the encoded protein is MADTAINFLLEKLLQVLSEDVRLIAGVQEEFQDLLEQVQILNAFINDFSKLVRKSIMWKEMEKAILTTVFRTEDIIDEFLVEARLNQEKNILRKAFHFAHNTVRHRDLSIKIKDIIEEMKKIPRGDKQALSPAENLQLEIESVKGSEEPKDISLEDDEVVGFDEEAQRLIKRLTEGSEDLDIIPIVGMPGLGKTTLARKIYNDPRISYEFFSKIWIHVGQLYKIKDVFLRILNRFRRNIKEYQDMDANELAKLICSFVAKGGKCLIVLDDVWESEVVDSVMKVFPRNWVGHRIIMTTRLGYVATYANENPHYLKFLSQNESFELLKMNVFGRRSCPHELLRVGESIAKKCSGLPLSIVMIAGALRARTNKVDWVRVDKNMGEYLINKDDATSCLNIIKVSYDSLPQEMQSCFLYCGVFPRGFDIPIWKLIRLWIAEGLIKSKPAFTLEETAQYYLNGLVDRNLVMVMQKKSDGKIKTCRVQDLLHEFCKKEASEKWFFQEVCPALDQAIISIHDRSMSRRLCVQPSALQDFLSTRPFVEHVRSFYCFSTRQTQIELPPSNIRSICRSFPLIRVLDIESLKFLFSRDFYQLFHLRYIAISGDFMALPSAFGKFWNLQTLILSTSAPILEIKADIWNMLRLRHIHTNVPAKLPSPSTSTGKASSLQTLSQVASQCCRKNVLAKACHLKKLSVRGPMKSFLETNCVNLEELKFLEELKLLNDFLYSGEVLRIPVAFFTFVRTLKKLTLSNTKFDWSEASRLGQLECLEVLKLKQNAFTGESWRPEVGGFFELRVLWIEMEDLKLWEASELHFPRLRHLVLISCDKLEAVPYELASIHSFQEMRLENTIKAVKSAREIQRKKLESINFKLTIFPPDSDDSKATQ